The DNA region TGACGAAGAGCTTTGGAGAGCGGTTGCCGCGGCGGCGGCCGCCGCCGCTGTGCCCATCTGGGTGCCTATCGCCGCTCCTTCCGCAGCCGTGCTCTCGGCCGTCTGGGCCGCCGCCTGCGGCGCGGCCTGGTCGGTTCCCTCGGGATTGGCGGGAGAAGGAGCGCAGGGGTCGCCGCAGGGGGGAGCGGTCAGAGCGGCGGGGGCCTCCCCATTGGGGGCGGCTTCCGGAGGGGCGACGCAAACCTGCCCATAGCTCCTCAAGCCCCCCGCGAAGGCCAAAGGACGGTCGCCCGCAGCAGGAGGCCAGAACGGCAAAAGGCCTTTGGTCTCATGGCCGGGTTGCTCCCTGGGAGGCTTGGGTTCGGAAGGATTTTACCGGGGTCGGGGGCTCTTGCCTTTCAATTGCTCGATTTGCGCCCTTTGGCAGAGGAAGGCATCGATCCACCGGTTACGTTCCCGGGCGAGCTCCCGGTAGTAGGCTACAAAGCAGGACTCGGCGTCCTGCGGCTCGAGCGCTCGGACGGGGGCGAGGATCCGCCCGGCCCAGTCGGTCTGGGCAGCATAACCCGGCGAGGCGACGGTCCAGCGCAAAAGGGCGGAAGCGGTTTCCGGCGCGAGCATCGGCCTCGGAGAGGAGAAGAGCTCCGGCTCGGTGGCCCGAAGCCACTCTTGGGCTCGGGCGGCGATCGCCGGCCGCGGGGCGCCGGGAACTCCCCAGGTGGCGTAGTAACGGAAGCGGAGCTCATTCCAGTTTTGGTCAAAGCTCGCCTCCAAGGGCCGCAGGCAGCGGTTGCCCGCGAGGCGCAGGGCCAAGCCGTCGCCCTCGCGAAGGGCCAGGATCTCTGCGGCGACAAAGCCGCAGTTCCATTCGAGAAGGGAGGGGGCGGCCAGGAGAATCTTCCATTGGCCGTCGACGACCCGGGCCCGCTCGACCCGCCAGCGAAAGACGAAGGGGTCGCCCGCCCTCAGCAGCCGGTGCTTGTGCTGCACATCGTGGTGGCAGCCCGGCGGGAGGTAGGCATCGAAGAGGAGATCCGACCAGATGCGGGCGACCGGCTCGGGCATTTCTTTGGGGAGGGGGAGCCGGAGCGCCGGCACCACATAGAGGTCGATCCGGGAGCGGACGACCGCCCGGTAGTCGATCGCCACTCCCCCGGGGAGACGCTCGTAGCCGATGGGCTCAAGGGAGTCGATCGTCACCGGCCGCATGAGGTGGCGTTGCAAGCAGGCGCGCGCGGCGGAAACGGGCGGGAGCTCCCTGCGCTCGACCTCGGGATCGAGCCGCCGGGCTTCCCGAAGCCCCGGGTCTCCTTCCCGGAGCCAGTGGAGGAGCTCTCTGCGCCAGCGGGCATAGTCGGCGCGCAGCCGAGCCAAGGAGTGGGGCTCGTCATCGGCCAAGGAAGCGGGAACGGCGACCGCTTGGGGAGGGGTTGCCGGCCGCTTCCGCTCCTTCGCCCGAGGATGGAGCGCCAGCAGGGCGGCGGCCAGCAGGGAAAGGGGTGACCAGGAGGGCGGCGCCGGTGGGCTTCCGCGGCCCGCCTAGGCCGCTCGGCGGCCGGACGGGCCGGGAGTCGCCTTCCCCTTGTTGTGGCTGAAAATAGGACCTCTCGGAACACTCCGTCTCTTCCCGCTCCGGAAAAACGACCGCGCGCATGGCTCCTTCCTCCCTTGCGATCCTTCTTTCCCGCGGCCCGCGGGACGTGCCGGTGCCCGCCGAAGCCGAGGTTTCGGGCTCCTTACCGGGAAGGAAACTAGCAGGGTCGCCGGGAGAAGGGGCAAGCGGTTTTTCGGTTACATTTTGGTGACGATTTCTTCAGATTTTCCGTTAAGGAAAGGCCGCTCTTCCCGGAGGCCGTGAACCCTGGCCGGGACAGGCGGGGCCGCGGCCGGCGCCCGGCGCGGGTTCGGTCGCGTTAAGGGCTAGCGGCCATTTCTCACAAATTTCGTAGCCGAGGCGCTACAAATGGGCTTGGGTGCGAGGCGGGCGCAGGTTTTCCACCGGAGCTGTATGAAGACATACTGCGAGGATGGAAAACCAAGCGGGAGCCAAGCAGACGAGCCCGTTTTGCAAGCCGTAGGAGAAAGCTTGTGAGAAATGGCCGCTAGACCGCGACCGGGGCGGGAATGGACGGGTGGGGATCGTAATCGCGGAGGGCGATGTCTTCGTAGCGGATCTCTTCCAGCGAGCGGACCTTGGGGTCGATCTCCACGCGGGGAAGGGGCCTCGGGGAGCGGGAGAGCTGGATGCGGGCCTGCTCCAAATGGTTGGCGTAGAGGTGGACGTCGCCGAAGGTGTGGATGAATTCCTTCGGCCGCAGCCCGCAGACGTGGGCGATGAGGAGGGTAAGGAGGGAGTAGGAGGCGATGTTGAAGGGGACTCCGAGGAAAAGATCGGCGCTCCGTTGATAAAGCTGGCAGGAGAGGAGGCCCTCCTGCACATAGAATTGAAAAAGGACATGGCAGGGAGGAAGCGCCATCTGCCCGAGCTCGGCGGGATTCCACGCGGTGACCAGAAGACGCCGGCTGAACGGATCGCGGCGGATCTGCTCCAGGAGATTCCGGATCTGATCGACGACGGCCCCGTCCGGCCCGCGCCAGCCGCGCCATTGCGCTCCGTAGATCCGTCCCAGGTTTCCTTCGGCATCGGCCCATTCGTCCCAGATCGTGACCCCGTTCGCCCGGAGGCTCGCCACGTTGGTTTCCCCCCGGAGGAACCAGAGAAGTTCATGGACGACCGACTTCCAATGGATTTTCTTGGTGGTCAGCAGCGGGAAGCCGGCGGTTAGGTCGAACCGGAGCTGGGCGCCGAAAAGAGAATAGGTGCCGGTTCCCGTGCGATCGGGGCGGTAGCGGCCCTCGCACAGGACGGTCTTGAGCAGTTCGAGGTAATTTTTCACGCCGGACCGGGCTCGACTGTAGGAGAAGAATGAAGTCGCCACAATCCTCACCCGAAGGCAAGGCTCCGGCCGAAACGCCGATGATGGCGCAGTACCGCGAACGGAAGGCGGAGCTGCCCGCCGACGTGCTGCTCCTCTTCCGGCTGGGGGACTTCTACGAGCTCTTCGGGGAGGACGCCCAGACGGGGGCGGCTCTCCTCGGGCTCGCTCTTACCCACCGGCAGGGCGTGCCCATGTGCGGCATCCCGGTCGACTCGGCCGACGGCTACATCGCCCGGCTGGTGCAGGCGGGCCGGCGGGTGGCGGTCTGCGACCAGGTGGAGACCCCGAAGCCGGGCAAGCTCGTCCGGCGGGAGATCACGCGGGTCGTCAGCCCGGGAAGCCTGCTCGACCCCGCCTCGCTCCGCTCGAAGGAAAATAACTTCTGTCTGGCTCTGGTTGCCGGCCGCGGTCGCTTCGGGGTGGCCGCCCTCGACCTGGGGACGGGCGAGTTCCGCGCGGGGGAGCTGGGCGGCGAGGCGGAGCTGGCCGACCTGCTCTGCCGGCTTCGGCCCAGCGAGATCGTGATCCCGGAAGAGGCGGCGGATTCCCGGCGGGCGCAGGCTCGCAGCGGGGAACTCCGGGCGCTGTTGGAAGCCTGCGGCCGGTCGGCTCTGACCGAGCACACGAAATGGGCCTTTTCCCCGGAGCAGGCCTCCGGCCTTTTGCTCGCCCACTTCGGAACGAAGTCTCTCGCGGCTTTCGACCTCACCGAGGCCTCGCCGGCCCTTTCGGCGGCCGGCGGCCTTTTCCACTACCTGCGGGAGGAGCTGCGGCAGGACCTCTCCCATGTCCGGGACATCCGCCCGATCCGTCGCTCCGATCTGCTCGTCCTGGATGCCGTGGCCCAGCGCACCTTGGAGCTCCTCTCCGCCGCCGGCCGGGGGAAAAGCCTTCTGGAGGCCATCGATCGGACGCTCACCCCCGGAGGGGGGAGGCTCTTGCGGCAGTGGCTCTGCGAACCCCTCCGCGACCGGTCGCAGATCGAGGCGCGGCAGGAGGCGATCGCCTACTGGATGGAAGAGGATCGGCGGCGGTGGGAGCTCCGGGAGCTTCTGGCCAACGTCCGGGATTTGGAGCGGCTGCTGGCGAGGGTCGCGCAGGGATCGGCCACGCCTCGGGAGATCGGAGCGATCAAGGAATCCCTCAAGCCGCTCGCGCGGATCCGGGAGCTTCTGCCGCGTTCCTGCCGGTGGGAGCGCTGGCGGGGAAATCTGGAGCCGCAGGACGATCTGGTCGCCGAGATCGAGCGGGCGCTGGTGGAGGATCTTCCTCCCTCGTGGCGGGACGGGGGGATCTTCCGGCCGGGTTTCGATCCCGCCCTCGACGCGCTGCGCGAGGCGGCGGAGAAGGGCAAGCAATGGCTGCTCGCCTTCGAGCGGAGCGAACGGGAGCGGACCGGCCTCCGCTCGCTCAAGCTCCGCTACCATCCGGTCTTCGGCTACCTCCTGGAAGTGGCCCGCGGCCAGCTCTCCCAGGTCCCTGCGGACTACGTCCGCCGGCAGACCTTGGCGAACGCGGAACGGTTCACCCGGCCGGAGCTCCAGGCGATGGAAGAGAAGATCCTCGGGGCGGAAGGGCGGGCCCGCGAATACGAGAAGGAGCTCTTTGAGGCTCTCCGGCGGAGGCTTTGCGAGCGGCTCCCCGTGCTCCAGAGGGCGGCACGGGCCGTGAACGAGATCGACGTTGTGGCGGCGTTGGCCGAGCTCGCCCGGGAAAGGCAGTATGTTCGCCCGGAGATGGTGGACGACCCGGTCGTCGAAATCGCCGGCGGCCGCCACCCGGTCGTCGAGCAGGCTCTGGTCGGAGAGCGGTTCGTTCCCAACGACACCTATCTCGACGGCCGCCGCGCCCGGCTGGCGATTCTCACGGGGCCGAACATGGCCGGCAAAAGCACCTATCTGCGGCAGATCGCGCTCATCTGTCTGCTCGCCCATATCGGCTCCTTCGTGCCCGCGACGCGGGCGAGGATCGGAGTCCTCGACCGGATCTTCACCAGAATCGGCGCGAGCGACGATCTGGCGAGCGGCCAGAGCACCTTTCTGGTCGAAATGCAGGAGACCGCCAACCTGCTCCGCCACGCCACCGAAAGGAGCCTGGTGATCCTCGACGAGGTGGGCCGGGGGACGAGCACCTTCGACGGGCTCTCCATCGCTTGGGCGGTTGCCGAGGAGCTCTGCGACCGGAACCGCTGCCTCACCCTCTTTGCCACGCACTACCACGAGCTGGCCGAGCTGGCGAACACCCGGAGCGCGGTGCGCAATCTCTCGATGGCGGTCCGGGAGATCGACGGGCGGGCGGTCTACCTGCGCAAGGTCGTCGAAGGAGTGATCGACAAGAGCTACGGGCTCCAGGTGGCGCGGCTGGCGGGCTTGCCCGAGCGGACGATCCGGCGGGCGGCCGAAGTGCTCTCCGGGCTTGAAGCCGAGGAGGAAGATCCGGCGAGCCGGGCGATGGAGGTCCGCCGCCGGCGGCGCCGGGAGGAGGCCGAAGAACTCCCGCTCTTTCCCGGCTGGGATCGGCCGGACGCCGGGGAGGGGGATCGCGCCGGCTGAAGCCG from Methylacidimicrobium sp. AP8 includes:
- the mutS gene encoding DNA mismatch repair protein MutS, giving the protein MKSPQSSPEGKAPAETPMMAQYRERKAELPADVLLLFRLGDFYELFGEDAQTGAALLGLALTHRQGVPMCGIPVDSADGYIARLVQAGRRVAVCDQVETPKPGKLVRREITRVVSPGSLLDPASLRSKENNFCLALVAGRGRFGVAALDLGTGEFRAGELGGEAELADLLCRLRPSEIVIPEEAADSRRAQARSGELRALLEACGRSALTEHTKWAFSPEQASGLLLAHFGTKSLAAFDLTEASPALSAAGGLFHYLREELRQDLSHVRDIRPIRRSDLLVLDAVAQRTLELLSAAGRGKSLLEAIDRTLTPGGGRLLRQWLCEPLRDRSQIEARQEAIAYWMEEDRRRWELRELLANVRDLERLLARVAQGSATPREIGAIKESLKPLARIRELLPRSCRWERWRGNLEPQDDLVAEIERALVEDLPPSWRDGGIFRPGFDPALDALREAAEKGKQWLLAFERSERERTGLRSLKLRYHPVFGYLLEVARGQLSQVPADYVRRQTLANAERFTRPELQAMEEKILGAEGRAREYEKELFEALRRRLCERLPVLQRAARAVNEIDVVAALAELARERQYVRPEMVDDPVVEIAGGRHPVVEQALVGERFVPNDTYLDGRRARLAILTGPNMAGKSTYLRQIALICLLAHIGSFVPATRARIGVLDRIFTRIGASDDLASGQSTFLVEMQETANLLRHATERSLVILDEVGRGTSTFDGLSIAWAVAEELCDRNRCLTLFATHYHELAELANTRSAVRNLSMAVREIDGRAVYLRKVVEGVIDKSYGLQVARLAGLPERTIRRAAEVLSGLEAEEEDPASRAMEVRRRRRREEAEELPLFPGWDRPDAGEGDRAG
- a CDS encoding thymidylate synthase encodes the protein MKNYLELLKTVLCEGRYRPDRTGTGTYSLFGAQLRFDLTAGFPLLTTKKIHWKSVVHELLWFLRGETNVASLRANGVTIWDEWADAEGNLGRIYGAQWRGWRGPDGAVVDQIRNLLEQIRRDPFSRRLLVTAWNPAELGQMALPPCHVLFQFYVQEGLLSCQLYQRSADLFLGVPFNIASYSLLTLLIAHVCGLRPKEFIHTFGDVHLYANHLEQARIQLSRSPRPLPRVEIDPKVRSLEEIRYEDIALRDYDPHPSIPAPVAV